Below is a genomic region from Medicago truncatula cultivar Jemalong A17 chromosome 3, MtrunA17r5.0-ANR, whole genome shotgun sequence.
TTCAAACGTTGTACGGACGTACCAATGGCACtgtttatgttatttatgttgATTAACTCCTGTATATTATACAATTGTTTTCctttccaaaataaataataaaattgaaacaGTAAATAACTATTCAGAAACACAACACTCACATAATAAGAAATACAAGCACACACTAGCAACGCAATCAAACATGACAAGGTACCGTATGTATTCGGCAACCTACAAACCACAAAACCCAATAAACCAGTCACAAATGTCCAGCGCAGCAGCACTGTTTTGCAACAGAAAGCCTACTCACAACCATGACAGCAGCCAACACAGCCGTAACTGCTACGGCAGAAAAACCAATGTGCCAGCAGCAGCCCCCCTCCTATAAACACACAGCTACCTTATAAAACAGTCTTTTGGATTCAAACACCACTCATGATAACACAGAGCAGCAAAGGGTAAAATAAATGAACAGCAACTCCTCAGATGCCCCAAAGTTAAACCCCTAGACTTTATTCCCAATCAACAAAAATGAGAACAATGAAAATACAAACAGTAATCAGAAGGCAAAAGAACAAGCatctcaaatattaaaaaaaaaaaaaatcaatttccaataaataaatttaacattGCTCTAAATTAGAAGGCAATAATAATGTTTACATGCAGGTGCAAAACAAACTATTcaacatgaaaaataaaatgacaaatctGTAATAAAGAGGAGCGGGTTACATCTAAATATGGTACAGAGCACGATCCTAATTTAGAGCATCTATCATAGAAAAGGTCACAGCTCAAACCAAATATACCTAACAAAGCTTTAACCTGTATAGACAGCTAACAggagaatgaaaatgaaatttagctGTGGGATGACCCACAGGATTCTATTTTCTGCAGTAACTATTATTCAATCTAAAATtactcttcatcttcatcactgGCACCGCCATCTTTACCGGCATCGACTTCATCACTGGCATCGCCATCTTTACCGGCATCGACATCCCCATCGCCATCACTATCAGCTTCTTCCTCACCTTCATCTTCCTCATCAGACATATTATTAATTACATCTGTGATGATATCCTTCACCTCTGCTTTTCTATGCATTAAATCAAGGCCAAAATGTTTACCTGTCAACATTTAATTGCAAAATAACTTAGTTCAAGAAATTATTCCCCCTGAAGGAAGAAATTTTATCAGGAAAAAGATCGTACCAAGTTGGCGGAGGATATCACACAAAGTTGCCTGCATCAAGACatattcaaaatataacaaataagaTTAGTTAGAAATATTTGAACCTGCAAACAGATAATGAATTGCACAGAAATATTGCTCACCTTATTGAAATCTACTTCCTTAAGAATCTCAACTACAACTGCATGCATGTCCTGCCTACTCGGCTCTACCTTGGTCTTCTTGCTACTTTTACCTTTACCTACAATTGGCATCAGAAAGAACTAAGTAAGCAGGATAagatttaaaaacaacaaaaccatttttaaatagaaaaatataatccaaataattaatctaattttttgtgaCTTGTTcagaataacaaaaaattagGGGGGAACAAACAGGGACAGATCAGCATGACAACTGAAGGTTTAAAAACTGTGGACCAACCAGTAGACTAACAAGTACCCCTAGATTAAGCATTGAAGTCTATAGATGacatcatcatcaaacataaaGACAGAGAATGTAATCAGTGCACCTTGATCCTTAACCGGAGCCTTTGCAGTTTTGCTTGCAGCCTTTCCCTTAGTATCTTGCTTTTCCTTTCCAGTTTTCTGTATCTTGGTTGCAGGTTGATCTGACTTGGAAAGAGAAGCAGAATCCTGCTCGGTAATGGACTTTTTTggtattgatttttttggagttttttcaCTGCTTTTGGCAGCTTTTGCAGAGGTCTTCTTAACAGATGTGGATTTAGCTTCAGCTTTGGCAACTGAACCCTCCTTCACAGATTTTTTGGACGTACTCTTGTGAGCCTTTGGTGTATCTTCCTCTCCCTCTGATTTACCCACCTCATTATCACTTCCATTATTTGCCACTgcaacatcttcatcttcttggGACTCATCTTTTGCATCAGAAAGTTCAGCTTGGTCGTCCTCTTCAACATCAGAAGGCTTTCGCTTTTTTCCAGATTCTGAAGTCTGCTTTTTCTTCTGGACGAAGATAAAACATAaaagtgattaaaaaaaaacatttgaagcaTATCacatacacaaattcataacCCAAATCCTCCAAAGGAAATAAAAGGAGGATAAAGTTGAAGAAAGAAATGTAAGAAGCTGCAGAAAGAACTGTAAATTATTTATTCGCTAAAATGAACAGGGTTCTAATTAAAGTCAATCAGGTAATAGTTTGtgttaatttttacaaaacacaaaatttaaaagaaaatgaagatatCTTCATACAAATTGGTATCAGagtcaaacacaaaattaattatttaacaaaaaaaatacatttgttaGGAAAATCAAACAGCATATTACAAGTAAcagattaaattattaaatttaaccAAACATTAATTAAGTTCTCATTGTTTGCCTTTTTATGGAACTATCTTGAATGGGTTTACAGAAAGTGTCATCCAAGGCAGAATGGTTGGGAGTAATTGTAGAATATATGTGATGTATTTGAGGCTGAATGGTATCATTAGTGTTTGACTAAAGAAAGAAACTATCAACACTGAACTTGACCTTACAAACCAGGTAAGATATTGCTGAATAATTGATTTGGGATGAAATCCACAGTACAACTATCTAAATCACCAGCACAACATTGCAAGGGGTCATACTATACACTTACCAAAGTCGTAATCAAGCACAATTGCCCAAAAAAAGTCAAACTCTAGAACGAATATTCAGAATTGGcaattagaaaaatatcaaatcaTTATCAGAACAAGATGACCACGTGCAACCTTTCAATCAGGTTCTGACATAAAagattactccctccggtctcaaatataagaaaagattcattttttaagttcattgagTAATTAATGTATCTGGTCTACATTGTAAagcagatacattaattattcaattaacctaaaaaagaatcttttcttatatttgagaccggagggagtacataaCAATAGTGCATTGCGGTTTTACAGCAAgccaaaatgaataaaataaagacaataCCTTTGCAGGTGTTTCTCCAGGAGTTTTGCTAGAGGTTGCTTTTCTAACTCGCTTCTTACCTTTCTGTTAACATAAAAGCAAActtcaaaaaaactaatagcatgaaaaataataattatatatgtaacaaataaatacaaAGTTCTAAATACATGAGACAGAAtcaattgtttaatttgttaatATCAATTTTAGAATACTTGGTTGGACTAAGCAAGTTCAAAATTCCAATAAAAAAGATGTTTTGACTGGTGTGCACTTCATCAATCAGTTAAGACAAAGGAATGATACTCAATGATAAATAACAAACCTGTTCTTTTTCAGCAAGCAGAACATCAGTAGTAGCATGTGGGGACTCCAGAAATTCCAACAGCTTTGCAGACAGTTCCTCCTAAAAACAATGTTTTGttagaaaatttattttccattttagaAGTGGTACTTGAATTCCTTTGGACTCAAAAATGATATATGAAGTGTACCTTCTTCACACTACTCTTGTTTATTGGAATATTAAGAACATCGCAGAAGAcaatcaatttttctttcacaCATTTGTCGATCCTCTCCTTTACCCTTGTTCTCTGTTTTTCCTGCCAATAATTGTGAAGATGTAGATTTAATTGCAGGTTAATATCAGCCAAAAGGATCAGATCATCATGTTTTTAATGAAAGATAACATGAACACAAAACCCCTCACAAAGATTCATATCTATTCTTATGAATATAATACAAGAACAGTATAACAGAAAAGTACCTCATTTTCAGCCCACACATAACCAGAAAACTGGCCTATATTCCTCTTTAGATTGTTAACCTGACCACCATTCAGGAATAGCAAAGGTGTTAGAGGATTATTGTAcctttaaataaatgaaataaatctttGACATGGCCAGAAATGGAAGTCagcaaaaacaaacaatatgtCAGCAACATCACCTTTGTTTTCTTCCCAAACAGTAAACTATGGAGCATATGCAGGTTGTCATCAGGTTTTCTCTTTGACAACTTGAAAGCCACTGAAACAGTTTGCACATAAATAACTATATTAGACGACACTAGAGTAAAAAATGAATCTATCGCCACTAGTACCATACACATAACATGCCAAAAGATTAGCAATTTTTATATCTGTAAGGATAATATTCTATGGCCACTAGTACCATACACATAACACGCCAAAAGATTAATGAAAGTCAGTGTTTCAATAACCAAAATGGT
It encodes:
- the LOC11435067 gene encoding protein DEK; amino-acid sequence: MATEALDDNKPKQVENEAKDEPKPKEEVEVTEQDAEVAESDEKKEIDGHEDSDKDDEDEGGDEDDADDDEEEDAGEEKKGVKKESSEKKSPVTPTSDRPTRERKTVERYSEPSPSKFGRSSSSKGLIIEKGRGTQLKDIPNVAFKLSKRKPDDNLHMLHSLLFGKKTKVNNLKRNIGQFSGYVWAENEEKQRTRVKERIDKCVKEKLIVFCDVLNIPINKSSVKKEELSAKLLEFLESPHATTDVLLAEKEQKGKKRVRKATSSKTPGETPAKKKKQTSESGKKRKPSDVEEDDQAELSDAKDESQEDEDVAVANNGSDNEVGKSEGEEDTPKAHKSTSKKSVKEGSVAKAEAKSTSVKKTSAKAAKSSEKTPKKSIPKKSITEQDSASLSKSDQPATKIQKTGKEKQDTKGKAASKTAKAPVKDQGKGKSSKKTKVEPSRQDMHAVVVEILKEVDFNKATLCDILRQLGKHFGLDLMHRKAEVKDIITDVINNMSDEEDEGEEEADSDGDGDVDAGKDGDASDEVDAGKDGGASDEDEE